A DNA window from Roseovarius sp. Pro17 contains the following coding sequences:
- the pyrH gene encoding UMP kinase: protein MPDSDTPKATFRRVMLKISGEALMGDQAYGLHPPTVERIAREVKVVHDMGVEICMVIGGGNIFRGLQGSAQGMERTTADYMGMLATVMNALAMQSALEELGAFCRVISAIRMDEVAEPYIRRRAVRHLEKKRICIFAAGTGNPYFTTDTAATLRANEMACEAIFKGTKVDGVYDKDPMTNPDAVRYDRISYDDVLTKHLKVMDASAIALARDNNLPIIVFSLDEPGGFKGILAGEGTYTTVHA from the coding sequence ATGCCGGACAGCGACACCCCCAAGGCGACCTTTCGGCGCGTTATGCTGAAAATCTCGGGGGAGGCGTTGATGGGCGATCAGGCCTATGGCCTGCACCCGCCCACGGTCGAACGCATCGCGCGCGAAGTAAAAGTGGTGCACGACATGGGCGTCGAGATCTGCATGGTGATCGGCGGCGGCAATATATTTCGCGGGCTGCAAGGCAGCGCGCAGGGGATGGAGCGCACGACAGCTGACTACATGGGTATGCTGGCGACCGTCATGAATGCGCTGGCGATGCAGAGTGCACTGGAAGAGTTGGGCGCATTCTGCCGCGTCATCTCCGCCATCCGCATGGACGAAGTGGCCGAGCCATATATCCGTCGCCGCGCCGTGCGCCATCTAGAGAAAAAGCGGATTTGCATCTTTGCCGCGGGTACGGGCAATCCCTACTTCACCACAGATACCGCCGCGACGCTGCGCGCCAATGAAATGGCCTGCGAGGCGATCTTTAAGGGTACCAAGGTGGACGGCGTCTATGACAAGGATCCGATGACCAATCCCGACGCCGTGCGCTATGATCGCATCAGCTATGACGATGTGCTGACCAAGCATCTGAAAGTCATGGATGCCAGCGCCATAGCACTGGCGCGCGACAACAACCTGCCGATCATCGTATTCAGCCTCGACGAGCCGGGAGGATTCAAGGGAATCCTTGCCGGAGAAGGCACCTATACCACTGTTCACGCCTAA
- the frr gene encoding ribosome recycling factor, whose product MADDIEIDTADLERRMEGAIASLRTEFASLRTGRASASMLEPVMVDAYGTPTPINQVGTVNVPEPRMVTINVWDKSLVNKVEKAIRNSGLGINPQMNGTIIMLPIPELNEERRRDLTKVASNYAEHARVAVRNVRRDGMDQIKKAKNDGGMSEDDQKFWETEVQDLTNRFITRVDDTLETKQAEIMQV is encoded by the coding sequence ATGGCTGACGATATAGAAATCGACACCGCCGATCTGGAACGGCGCATGGAAGGGGCGATCGCCTCGCTCAGGACCGAATTTGCATCGCTGCGCACCGGCCGCGCCAGCGCCTCGATGCTGGAACCGGTGATGGTCGACGCCTATGGTACGCCCACGCCGATCAATCAGGTAGGCACCGTCAACGTGCCCGAGCCGCGCATGGTCACGATCAACGTCTGGGACAAAAGCCTTGTCAACAAGGTCGAAAAGGCCATTCGCAATAGTGGCCTTGGCATCAATCCGCAGATGAATGGCACGATCATCATGCTACCCATTCCCGAATTGAACGAAGAGCGCCGCCGCGATCTGACCAAGGTCGCCTCGAATTATGCCGAGCACGCCCGCGTCGCCGTGCGCAACGTGCGCCGCGACGGTATGGACCAGATCAAGAAGGCCAAAAACGACGGGGGCATGTCCGAGGACGACCAGAAATTCTGGGAAACCGAGGTGCAGGATTTGACCAATCGCTTTATCACTCGTGTCGACGACACGCTGGAAACCAAACAAGCGGAGATCATGCAAGTCTGA
- the uppS gene encoding polyprenyl diphosphate synthase — MFGRKGKTGAGAGRPTPEVHQGPRHVAVIMDGNGRWAQARGRPRLFGHHAGAKRVREIVDACPELGVKYLTVFAFSTENWKRTQTEVAGLMSLFRRYIAKEARALLDEGVRVRFIGDRVRLDAKLIALMDELEGMTEHNERIHLTIALNYGSRDEVSRAIKDLAHDVAAGRLSPDDVDEETLTRYLDTRVLPDPDLVIRTSGEARVSNFLLWQSAYAEYEFVDTLWPDFTKEIFAGIVSAYGVRDRRYGGTRA; from the coding sequence ATGTTCGGGCGCAAGGGCAAAACCGGCGCCGGGGCGGGCAGACCCACCCCCGAGGTGCATCAGGGCCCGCGCCATGTGGCCGTGATCATGGATGGCAATGGCCGTTGGGCGCAGGCGCGTGGACGTCCGCGCCTTTTCGGCCATCACGCCGGGGCCAAGCGTGTGCGCGAGATCGTCGATGCCTGCCCCGAACTCGGGGTCAAGTATCTGACCGTCTTTGCCTTTTCGACCGAGAACTGGAAGCGCACGCAGACTGAGGTCGCCGGCCTCATGAGCCTCTTTCGCCGCTACATCGCCAAAGAGGCGCGCGCGCTGCTCGACGAGGGTGTGCGCGTGCGTTTCATTGGCGACCGTGTGCGGCTGGATGCCAAGCTGATCGCCCTGATGGACGAACTTGAGGGCATGACGGAACATAACGAGCGTATCCACCTGACCATTGCGCTGAACTACGGTAGCCGCGACGAGGTGAGCCGCGCGATCAAGGATCTGGCACACGATGTCGCTGCGGGCAGGCTTAGCCCCGATGATGTGGATGAAGAAACTTTGACAAGGTACTTGGATACAAGGGTTTTACCAGATCCAGACCTCGTTATTCGCACTTCGGGAGAGGCGCGCGTGTCGAACTTTCTTCTGTGGCAGTCGGCCTATGCGGAATACGAATTCGTCGACACGCTCTGGCCCGACTTTACCAAGGAGATTTTCGCCGGGATCGTGTCGGCCTACGGGGTGCGCGATCGGCGCTACGGAGGGACGCGGGCATGA
- a CDS encoding phosphatidate cytidylyltransferase translates to MSGKERWGDLNVRLISAGVMIALGIVLLWLGGAAFMLAIWALAGAMVWELSRMLGGRAWAPGMGVIAALALALAWALPVWLAVPGLIAVACFGAWQISERRVLFGAYAAAILLACHTTILLRIDAGTAWLLWVVCVVVATDVAGYMAGRALGGPKFWPAISPKKTWSGTIAGWLAAGIVGIAFGIFLGAGAGLMVLSVLLSIAGQAGDIWESWIKRRVGVKDSSNLIPGHGGVLDRFDAMLGATLLTGGLWLFGLVPGIS, encoded by the coding sequence ATGAGCGGCAAGGAACGTTGGGGCGATTTGAATGTTCGCCTGATTTCGGCAGGCGTCATGATTGCGCTCGGAATTGTGCTGCTGTGGCTGGGCGGCGCGGCCTTTATGCTGGCGATCTGGGCCCTCGCCGGGGCCATGGTTTGGGAACTCTCGCGGATGCTGGGCGGGCGCGCTTGGGCGCCGGGCATGGGCGTGATAGCCGCATTGGCGCTGGCGCTGGCATGGGCGCTGCCCGTGTGGCTGGCCGTGCCGGGTTTGATCGCGGTGGCGTGCTTTGGTGCATGGCAGATTTCCGAGCGTCGGGTGCTGTTCGGTGCATACGCTGCGGCCATCCTGCTGGCCTGCCACACGACAATCCTGCTGAGAATTGACGCCGGCACGGCATGGCTGCTGTGGGTCGTCTGCGTCGTCGTGGCGACCGACGTGGCGGGTTACATGGCGGGCCGGGCCCTCGGCGGGCCAAAATTCTGGCCCGCGATTAGCCCCAAAAAGACGTGGAGCGGCACAATCGCAGGCTGGCTGGCGGCGGGTATCGTCGGCATCGCCTTTGGCATCTTCTTGGGCGCAGGGGCAGGGCTGATGGTTCTGTCAGTGCTCTTGTCCATCGCGGGCCAGGCCGGTGACATTTGGGAGAGCTGGATCAAGCGGCGCGTCGGCGTCAAGGACAGCTCGAACCTGATCCCCGGGCATGGCGGTGTGCTGGACCGGTTCGACGCGATGCTGGGCGCGACCCTTTTGACCGGCGGGCTGTGGCTGTTCGGGCTGGTCCCGGGGATTTCATGA
- the dxr gene encoding 1-deoxy-D-xylulose-5-phosphate reductoisomerase, with protein MRRVSILGATGSIGQNTLDLIRRVPGEFQVVALSGGQNIAQLAADAREMRAELAVTADPARLDDLRSALEGSGIRAAAGEAALIEAATLPADWIMSAIVGVAGLAPGLTALRQGGTLALANKESLVAAGPLMLATAAAHGARILPVDSEHSAIFQALVGEDRAAIERVVITASGGAFRDRPLSDLEHVTVAEASQHPNWDMGQRITIDSASMFNKALEVIEAHEFFGLKPDCIEVLVHPQSTVHALVGFVDGALMAHVGPPDMRHAIGYALNWPDRRALPVARLDLAAIGTLDFAQPDPARYPALDLARQVMATGGHSGAVFNAAKERALDHFIAGHIGFTRMSVLVARTLDEIGGGAAGEITLESVGRWDHLTRQHMDSLVVA; from the coding sequence ATGAGGCGTGTCAGTATTCTGGGTGCGACCGGCTCAATCGGGCAGAACACGCTTGATCTGATCCGCCGGGTTCCGGGCGAATTTCAGGTGGTCGCGCTTAGCGGCGGGCAGAACATCGCGCAATTGGCGGCAGACGCCCGCGAAATGCGCGCCGAACTGGCGGTGACCGCTGATCCGGCGCGACTGGATGATTTGCGCAGCGCCTTGGAGGGTAGCGGCATCCGCGCGGCAGCGGGCGAGGCCGCGTTGATAGAGGCGGCGACATTGCCCGCCGACTGGATCATGTCCGCCATCGTCGGCGTTGCTGGGTTGGCGCCGGGACTGACCGCCTTGCGACAGGGCGGCACGCTGGCGCTGGCAAACAAGGAATCGCTGGTCGCGGCGGGGCCGCTGATGCTGGCCACCGCCGCCGCGCATGGCGCGCGCATCCTGCCGGTGGACAGCGAACATTCGGCAATATTTCAGGCGTTGGTGGGCGAGGACCGCGCGGCGATCGAGCGCGTCGTCATCACCGCCTCGGGCGGCGCGTTCCGGGACCGCCCCCTCAGCGATCTGGAGCACGTCACCGTCGCCGAGGCGTCGCAACACCCCAACTGGGACATGGGTCAACGCATCACCATTGATAGTGCGTCGATGTTTAACAAAGCGCTGGAGGTCATCGAGGCCCACGAATTTTTCGGGCTGAAGCCGGATTGCATCGAGGTGTTGGTGCATCCGCAATCGACCGTTCACGCGCTGGTCGGCTTTGTCGACGGGGCGCTGATGGCGCATGTCGGCCCGCCGGACATGCGCCATGCCATCGGCTATGCGCTGAACTGGCCGGACCGGCGCGCACTGCCGGTGGCGCGGTTGGACCTTGCGGCTATCGGCACGCTCGACTTTGCGCAGCCTGACCCGGCGCGCTACCCCGCGCTGGACCTTGCGCGGCAGGTGATGGCGACCGGCGGGCATTCCGGTGCGGTCTTTAACGCCGCCAAGGAACGCGCGCTGGATCACTTTATCGCAGGTCATATCGGGTTTACCCGCATGAGCGTGCTGGTCGCGCGCACGCTGGACGAAATCGGCGGCGGTGCAGCGGGCGAGATCACGCTTGAAAGCGTGGGCCGCTGGGACCACCTTACACGACAACACATGGACAGCCTCGTCGTCGCCTGA
- the rseP gene encoding RIP metalloprotease RseP, with amino-acid sequence MDISALIPQFGSFVSVALAFVVALSVIVAIHEYGHYIVGRWSGIKAEVFSLGFGPVLFSKVDRHGTRWQLAALPFGGYVKFLGDADAASGKDAAAMAATPPERLRQTMHGAPLWARTATVAAGPIFNFALSILIFAGVLMVQGKMAEPLQIGALKPLPAEGIMLQPGDTVLDVAGAQVPGYEDRGSFDTFSSALPDEQLMEYRIRRSGTEELVPGPHPLPPIVTQLAPQSAAYRAGMKPGDVITSVDGAPISSFTQLKDIVEASNGRTLALDVWRAGEMLALDLTPRRMDEPQEDGGFATAWRIGIAGGWAFEPGTERMGPLAALGTGVSQTYAVAAGSLSGLYYMVTGAISSCNMSGPLGIAQASGAMASQGIDDFIWFIAVLSTAVGLLNLFPIPVLDGGHLVFYAYEAAFGKPPSDGALRVMMTIGLVLILSLMLFALFNDIWCP; translated from the coding sequence TTGGATATTTCCGCGCTCATCCCGCAATTCGGCAGCTTTGTCAGCGTCGCACTCGCCTTTGTCGTCGCCTTGTCGGTGATCGTGGCGATCCACGAATACGGGCACTACATCGTCGGGCGCTGGTCGGGGATCAAGGCTGAGGTATTCTCGCTAGGTTTTGGCCCGGTTCTGTTCTCAAAGGTGGACCGGCACGGCACGCGGTGGCAGTTGGCCGCGCTGCCCTTTGGCGGTTACGTCAAGTTCCTCGGCGATGCGGACGCCGCCAGCGGTAAGGACGCCGCCGCTATGGCCGCAACCCCGCCCGAGCGGCTGCGCCAGACCATGCATGGCGCCCCGCTCTGGGCACGCACGGCGACAGTCGCGGCAGGGCCGATTTTCAATTTTGCGCTGTCGATCCTGATTTTCGCAGGCGTTCTGATGGTGCAAGGCAAGATGGCCGAGCCGTTGCAAATCGGCGCACTGAAACCGCTGCCTGCCGAGGGGATTATGTTGCAGCCCGGCGACACTGTGCTGGACGTCGCGGGCGCGCAGGTGCCCGGATACGAGGATCGCGGATCGTTTGACACGTTTTCTTCTGCGCTGCCGGACGAGCAGTTGATGGAGTATCGCATCCGTCGTAGTGGCACCGAAGAACTGGTGCCGGGGCCGCACCCGCTGCCCCCCATCGTCACGCAGCTGGCGCCGCAATCGGCAGCCTACCGTGCGGGGATGAAGCCGGGCGATGTGATAACGTCAGTCGACGGTGCGCCGATTTCGTCCTTTACCCAACTCAAGGATATCGTCGAGGCATCCAACGGCAGGACGCTGGCTCTGGATGTCTGGCGCGCGGGCGAGATGCTGGCGCTGGACCTCACTCCTCGCCGCATGGACGAGCCGCAAGAAGACGGCGGTTTTGCCACTGCCTGGCGCATCGGCATTGCAGGGGGCTGGGCATTCGAGCCGGGAACCGAGCGTATGGGTCCGCTCGCCGCCCTTGGCACCGGCGTAAGCCAGACCTATGCGGTCGCGGCAGGCTCGCTCTCGGGGCTATATTACATGGTGACGGGCGCGATCAGCAGTTGCAACATGTCCGGCCCCTTGGGAATCGCTCAGGCGTCGGGTGCTATGGCGTCGCAGGGCATTGATGATTTCATCTGGTTCATTGCGGTTCTGTCAACCGCCGTGGGCCTTTTGAACCTGTTCCCGATCCCAGTTTTGGATGGCGGCCATTTGGTGTTTTATGCCTATGAAGCGGCGTTCGGCAAACCGCCCAGCGACGGCGCGCTGCGGGTGATGATGACGATCGGCTTGGTGCTGATCCTCAGCCTGATGCTGTTCGCGCTGTTCAACGATATCTGGTGTCCCTGA
- the bamA gene encoding outer membrane protein assembly factor BamA, with translation MKMPNFLRAPHRFTFFSRRRGPNPQKGRSAIIGVFCTALFALVFSLSPIGAEAQSYRFNNVAIEGNQRIESGTILTYAGIARGQTLSAGELNEAYQRILGSGLFEEVSINPRGNTLEIRVTEYPTISKIAFEGNKKIKDEDLSGQIESAPRQVFNPAKAERDAATIVSAYSESGRSAARVNPKVIRRSDNRVDLVFEIFEGKKIEVQRLSFVGNRAYSDRRLRRVVDSKQAGLFRALVNRDTFVQDRIEFDKQLLADFYAARGYVDFRVTGVNAELARERDTYFVTFNIQEGQQFRFGRITTVSELTGVNAAEYQAALKVKPGQIYSPTQVENSIARMERLGVRNGVDFMRVEPRITRNERNLTLDVEFALVRGPRIFVERIDIEGNTTTLDRVIRRQFNTAEGDPFNPREIRESAERIRALDFFETAEVDAREGSTPDQVIVDVDVEEKSTGSLSFGASYSTNSGIGFSVGFTERNFLGRGQRLAAQISASADQANYNLSFVEPAFLGRDVAFGLDFGLVETTDDFSFYDTTIGTFRPSLTFPVSENGRLSLLYSATYKDMSNYTGASGILAAETARGDEFASGVGYAYTYDTRRTGLNPNAGVLLSFGQDFYGLGGDQEYVKTSARAIAQTKVLNEELTLRATLEGGALNFWGSDDSRAVDRYSGQVIRGFEPNGIGPTEGGEQLGGNYFAALKFDAEFPLGLPDEYGITGGAFYDIGGIWDIDTAGATGRLASTGFKARHAVGLSVIWQSPFGPLRFNFSHALQKEPGDKTQSFDLSIASTF, from the coding sequence ATGAAAATGCCGAATTTCCTGCGCGCGCCGCACCGCTTCACTTTCTTCTCGCGCCGCAGGGGCCCGAACCCGCAAAAAGGCCGATCGGCCATTATTGGCGTATTTTGCACCGCGCTGTTTGCGCTGGTCTTTTCGCTGTCACCGATTGGCGCCGAAGCGCAATCCTACCGCTTTAACAACGTCGCGATCGAGGGCAACCAGCGCATCGAATCCGGCACGATCCTGACCTATGCAGGTATAGCGCGCGGGCAGACGCTGTCGGCGGGTGAGTTGAACGAGGCCTATCAGCGCATTCTGGGCAGTGGCCTGTTCGAGGAGGTGTCGATCAATCCGCGTGGAAACACACTGGAAATCCGCGTAACCGAGTATCCAACGATCTCCAAGATCGCCTTTGAGGGCAACAAGAAGATCAAGGACGAGGACCTCTCGGGCCAGATCGAGAGCGCCCCACGCCAGGTTTTCAACCCCGCCAAGGCCGAGCGTGACGCCGCCACCATCGTCAGCGCCTATTCTGAAAGCGGGCGTAGCGCCGCCCGTGTCAATCCCAAGGTGATCCGCCGCAGCGACAATCGCGTCGATCTGGTGTTCGAAATTTTCGAGGGCAAGAAGATTGAGGTGCAGCGCCTTAGCTTTGTCGGCAACCGCGCCTATTCGGACCGCCGTTTGCGCCGTGTCGTGGACAGCAAGCAGGCAGGCCTGTTCCGCGCTTTGGTTAACCGCGACACTTTCGTTCAGGACCGTATCGAGTTCGACAAGCAGCTGTTGGCCGATTTTTACGCCGCGCGCGGGTATGTCGATTTCCGCGTCACTGGCGTCAATGCGGAACTGGCGCGCGAGCGTGACACATATTTCGTGACCTTCAACATTCAGGAGGGGCAGCAATTCCGCTTTGGTCGCATCACCACAGTCAGCGAACTGACGGGGGTCAACGCCGCCGAGTATCAGGCCGCGCTAAAGGTTAAGCCGGGCCAGATATATTCGCCCACGCAGGTTGAAAACTCGATCGCGCGGATGGAACGTCTGGGCGTGCGCAATGGCGTCGATTTCATGCGGGTCGAGCCGCGTATCACCCGCAACGAGCGCAATCTGACGCTTGACGTCGAATTTGCGCTGGTGCGTGGGCCGCGCATATTTGTCGAGCGCATCGATATCGAGGGTAACACAACCACGCTCGACCGCGTCATTCGCCGCCAGTTCAATACCGCCGAGGGCGACCCGTTCAACCCGCGTGAAATTCGCGAGTCGGCCGAGCGTATTCGCGCACTCGATTTCTTTGAAACCGCCGAGGTCGATGCGCGCGAGGGATCTACCCCCGATCAGGTCATCGTGGACGTGGATGTCGAAGAGAAAAGCACCGGTTCGCTATCCTTCGGCGCGTCTTATTCGACCAACAGCGGCATCGGCTTCTCCGTCGGCTTTACCGAGCGGAACTTCCTCGGACGCGGTCAGCGGCTGGCGGCGCAAATTTCGGCCAGTGCGGATCAGGCGAATTACAACCTCAGCTTCGTTGAGCCTGCGTTCCTGGGTCGCGATGTTGCCTTTGGCCTCGATTTCGGTCTGGTCGAGACGACGGACGACTTCTCATTTTATGACACGACCATCGGGACATTCCGCCCCAGCCTGACATTCCCGGTCAGCGAAAACGGTCGTCTGTCGCTGCTTTATAGCGCCACCTACAAAGACATGAGCAATTACACCGGAGCCAGCGGCATCCTGGCCGCCGAGACAGCGCGCGGCGACGAGTTCGCCAGCGGCGTGGGTTATGCATACACCTACGACACGCGCCGGACTGGCCTTAACCCTAACGCTGGTGTGCTCTTGTCCTTTGGTCAGGATTTCTACGGCCTCGGCGGCGATCAAGAATATGTCAAAACCTCTGCTCGTGCGATTGCCCAGACAAAGGTGCTGAACGAAGAGCTGACGCTGCGCGCCACGCTCGAAGGTGGTGCGCTGAACTTTTGGGGCAGCGACGACAGCCGCGCGGTGGACCGTTATTCCGGCCAGGTCATTCGCGGTTTCGAGCCAAATGGCATCGGTCCAACCGAGGGCGGCGAGCAGCTGGGCGGCAACTATTTTGCCGCGCTCAAGTTCGACGCCGAGTTTCCGCTGGGCCTGCCGGACGAGTATGGCATCACCGGCGGTGCATTCTACGACATTGGCGGCATCTGGGATATTGACACCGCTGGCGCGACCGGCCGGCTGGCCTCGACCGGCTTCAAGGCGCGCCATGCGGTCGGCCTGTCCGTCATATGGCAGTCGCCCTTTGGTCCGCTGCGCTTCAACTTTTCCCATGCGTTGCAAAAAGAGCCGGGCGACAAGACGCAATCGTTTGATCTGTCCATCGCCTCCACCTTCTGA
- a CDS encoding OmpH family outer membrane protein has protein sequence MRWGGPGILGASARHAALALFLALGGVHAANAQAQDIGTIQSEILTLDPDRLFAETEVGQRLTEQYQSERDALIANNRELEAELRAEEQALTDARKTMSAPEFRAEADAFDAKVRSIRAENDQKVRDLERGRELAPLSLMRMAEPILVQVMRDTGGKIILDNRQVLLRADVIDITDLAIARVDAEIGDGSGLESEDVNDTGSGLEPDAADE, from the coding sequence ATGCGGTGGGGCGGGCCGGGCATTTTGGGGGCCAGCGCGCGACATGCGGCGCTGGCCCTTTTTCTGGCGCTGGGGGGGGTGCATGCCGCAAATGCCCAGGCGCAGGACATCGGCACGATCCAGAGTGAAATCCTGACACTGGACCCCGACCGTCTGTTCGCCGAGACCGAAGTGGGCCAGCGCCTAACCGAGCAGTACCAAAGTGAACGTGATGCCCTGATCGCGAATAATCGCGAGCTAGAGGCCGAATTGCGCGCCGAGGAGCAGGCCCTGACCGACGCGCGCAAGACCATGAGCGCGCCTGAGTTTCGCGCAGAGGCCGACGCTTTCGACGCCAAGGTCCGGTCGATCCGTGCCGAGAACGATCAGAAGGTGCGCGATCTGGAGCGGGGACGTGAGTTGGCTCCGCTGTCGCTGATGCGCATGGCCGAGCCGATTTTGGTACAGGTGATGCGCGATACAGGCGGCAAGATCATTCTCGATAACAGACAGGTGCTGCTGCGCGCCGACGTGATCGACATAACCGATCTGGCCATCGCGCGCGTCGATGCGGAAATCGGCGACGGCTCGGGGCTGGAGTCCGAAGACGTCAACGATACCGGCAGTGGCTTGGAACCGGATGCTGCGGACGAATGA
- the fabZ gene encoding 3-hydroxyacyl-ACP dehydratase FabZ, translating into MTQPLASADIHMIQRLIPHRYPFLLIDKVRDIDGYQSAVGIKNVSMNEPHFQGHFPGKPIMPGVTIVEAMAQTAAVMVGTALEMQDKDMLVYFMAIDKCKFRRMVVPGDVLEMRLTTVRGKPGGKVWKFAGVASVDGEMACEAEFTAMMDMGGEKAA; encoded by the coding sequence ATGACCCAGCCGCTCGCCTCTGCCGACATTCATATGATCCAGCGGTTGATCCCGCATCGCTATCCGTTCCTGCTGATCGACAAGGTGCGCGATATCGACGGCTATCAGTCGGCGGTCGGTATCAAGAACGTTTCCATGAACGAGCCGCATTTTCAGGGTCATTTCCCAGGCAAGCCTATCATGCCCGGCGTCACCATCGTCGAGGCGATGGCCCAGACCGCCGCCGTCATGGTCGGCACCGCGCTGGAGATGCAGGACAAGGACATGCTGGTCTATTTCATGGCCATCGACAAATGCAAGTTCCGCCGCATGGTCGTACCCGGCGACGTGCTGGAGATGCGCCTGACCACGGTGCGCGGCAAGCCGGGGGGCAAGGTCTGGAAGTTCGCGGGCGTGGCCAGCGTGGACGGCGAAATGGCCTGTGAGGCCGAGTTTACCGCGATGATGGATATGGGCGGTGAGAAGGCCGCATGA
- the lpxA gene encoding acyl-ACP--UDP-N-acetylglucosamine O-acyltransferase, protein MSAGDIHSSAIVEPGAQIADGCIIGPFCHIGPDVTLDEGCVLKSHVVITGETTVGAGSTIYSFACIGEVPQDLKFQGEKTRLEIGARARIREHVTINTGTAGGGGLTQVGDDFLAMAGCHVAHDVRIGDRVIIVNNAALAGHCVVEDDVIIGGLSGVHQFVRIGRGAIIGAVTMVTNDVIPYGLVQAPRGVLDGLNLVGLKRRGVGRADITALRAAFQMLAQGEGTFQERARRMGGETDSEYVAQIVEFVTGGSDRSFLTPGQG, encoded by the coding sequence ATGAGCGCTGGCGACATCCATTCCAGCGCCATCGTCGAGCCGGGTGCGCAGATCGCCGACGGCTGCATCATCGGCCCATTCTGCCATATCGGCCCTGATGTGACCTTGGACGAGGGCTGCGTGCTGAAAAGCCATGTGGTCATCACCGGCGAGACCACCGTCGGGGCGGGCAGCACGATCTATTCCTTCGCCTGCATTGGTGAGGTGCCGCAGGATCTGAAGTTTCAGGGTGAAAAGACGAGGCTGGAAATCGGCGCGCGCGCCCGCATTCGAGAGCATGTGACCATCAACACCGGCACGGCGGGTGGTGGTGGGCTGACGCAGGTGGGCGACGATTTTCTGGCTATGGCCGGCTGTCATGTCGCCCATGACGTGCGCATCGGTGACCGCGTGATCATCGTGAACAATGCCGCCTTGGCCGGACATTGCGTGGTCGAGGACGACGTGATCATCGGCGGCCTTTCGGGGGTGCATCAATTCGTGCGCATCGGGCGGGGGGCGATCATCGGCGCGGTTACAATGGTGACCAACGACGTCATACCCTACGGCCTCGTGCAGGCGCCGCGAGGCGTGCTGGACGGGCTAAATCTGGTTGGGTTGAAACGACGGGGCGTAGGGCGCGCCGACATCACCGCGCTGCGCGCCGCGTTTCAGATGTTGGCGCAGGGCGAGGGCACCTTTCAGGAGCGCGCACGCCGCATGGGCGGCGAGACCGACAGCGAATACGTCGCGCAGATCGTCGAATTCGTGACCGGCGGCAGCGACCGGTCGTTTTTGACGCCGGGTCAGGGCTAG
- a CDS encoding LpxI family protein, with protein MSERLAILACGGALPVMLAHAHPEALHFTLRGVPSELGETAQEFPLERIGGLFAAMREAGVKRMVFAGSLTRPALNPAEFDAEMTRLAPRLMAAIPQGDDALLRFVISMFEEQGFDVLGAHELLPGLTVEKGLAVGPTPSEAELSDAARAAHILAEISPLDIGQSCVVAGGQCLGIETVQGTDALLAYVAQTPDALRRGQRGVYVKAPKRGQDLRIDMPTVGPSTVDGVADAGLAGLVVAANCVVILDREVTLARAEERGIFLISQAIA; from the coding sequence ATGTCGGAACGTCTGGCCATTCTCGCCTGTGGTGGCGCGTTGCCCGTAATGCTGGCGCACGCTCATCCCGAAGCGCTGCATTTCACCCTGCGCGGTGTGCCGAGCGAGTTGGGTGAAACGGCGCAAGAATTCCCGTTGGAGCGGATTGGCGGGCTCTTTGCCGCGATGAGGGAGGCAGGTGTCAAGCGCATGGTGTTTGCCGGGTCGCTGACGCGGCCCGCGTTGAACCCGGCCGAGTTCGACGCCGAGATGACACGCCTTGCGCCTCGCCTGATGGCGGCAATCCCGCAGGGTGACGACGCGCTGCTGCGCTTTGTCATCTCGATGTTCGAAGAGCAGGGATTCGATGTGTTGGGCGCGCATGAGCTGCTGCCGGGCTTGACCGTCGAGAAGGGGCTGGCGGTTGGTCCGACGCCCTCGGAGGCCGAATTGTCCGATGCCGCACGCGCGGCGCATATTCTCGCTGAAATCTCGCCGCTGGACATTGGGCAGAGCTGTGTCGTGGCGGGCGGTCAGTGCCTTGGAATAGAGACGGTGCAGGGTACCGACGCGCTGTTGGCTTACGTTGCGCAGACGCCTGACGCGCTCAGGCGTGGGCAGCGGGGCGTTTATGTCAAGGCGCCCAAACGCGGACAGGATCTGCGCATCGACATGCCGACGGTCGGCCCGTCGACAGTGGACGGCGTGGCGGATGCGGGACTTGCCGGGCTGGTTGTGGCTGCGAACTGCGTCGTAATACTGGATCGGGAGGTGACGCTTGCACGCGCAGAAGAGCGAGGAATTTTTCTGATATCACAGGCGATTGCGTGA